From a single Prionailurus bengalensis isolate Pbe53 chromosome A1, Fcat_Pben_1.1_paternal_pri, whole genome shotgun sequence genomic region:
- the LOC122479035 gene encoding olfactory receptor 2W3-like, whose protein sequence is MDGTNDSTQGNFILLGFSDRPHLERILFVVILIAYLLTLVGNTTIILVSRLDPHLHTPMYFFLTHLSFLDLSFTTSSIPQLLYNLNGHDKTISYTGCAIQLFLFLGLGGVECLLLAVMAYDRFVAVCKPLHYLVIMNPHLCKGLVSLAWGCGVANSLIMSPMTLWLPRCGYCKVDHFLCEMPALIRMACVNTAAIEGIAFILAVGIVLSPLVFILISYGYIVRAVLSIQSSSGRHKVFNTCGSHLTVVSLFYGNIIYMYMQPGTSSSKDQGKFLTLFYNIVTPLLNPMIYTFRNKEVKGALRRLVLGNLSLRKRL, encoded by the coding sequence ATGGATGGAACAAATGACAGCACTCAGGGAAATTTCATCCTTTTGGGGTTTTCTGACCGTCCCCATCTCGAGAGGATCCTCTTTGTGGTCATCTTGATTGCATACCTCCTGACTCTTGTGGGCAACACCACCATCATCCTGGTGTCCCGACTGGACCCCCACCTCCACACTCCTATGTACTTCTTCCTCACCCACCTATCTTTCCTGGACCTCAGTTTCACCACCAGCTCCATTCCTCAGCTGCTCTATAACCTGAATGGCCATGACAAGACCATCAGTTACACAGGCTGTGCCATCCAGCTCTTCCTGTTTCTGGGTCTGGGTGGTGTGGAGTGCTTGCTCCTGGCTGTCATGGCATATGACCGGTTTGTTGCAGTCTGCAAACCCCTGCACTACCTGGTGATCATGAATCCGCATCTCTGCAAGGGCTTAGTGTCCCTTGCTTGGGGCTGTGGTGTGGCCAACTCTTTGATTATGTCTCCAATGACTCTGTGGCTACCCCGCTGTGGATATTGCAAAGTAGACCACTTCCTGTGTGAGATGCCTGCCTTGATTCGGATGGCCTGTGTCAATACAGCTGCAATTGAAGGCATTGCCTTTATCCTGGCAGTGGGCATTGTTCTGTCACCTCTGGTGTTTATCCTGATATCCTATGGCTACATCGTGAGGGCTGTGTTAAGTATCCAGTCATCCTCAGGGAGGCACAAAGTCTTCAACACCTGTGGCTCCCATCTCACAGTGGTCTCCCTTTTCTATGGAAACATCATCTACATGTACATGCAACCAGGAACCAGCTCCTCCAAGGACCAGGGAAAGTTTCTCACTCTTTTCTACAACATTGTCACACCGCTCCTGAACCCCATGATCTATACCTTCAGAAACAAAGAGGTGAAGGGGGCACTGAGAAGATTAGTTTTGGGAAATCTGTCTTTAAGGAAGAGATTATAA